The following are from one region of the Strix uralensis isolate ZFMK-TIS-50842 chromosome 4, bStrUra1, whole genome shotgun sequence genome:
- the SERPINA10 gene encoding protein Z-dependent protease inhibitor isoform X2, protein MKTGIYLLLLSEICVESIEASIKPKIPKKEKESNFLERNKNVSISEEWQHHKNISKPFEDGGLEEFSLYNFTEKTANFGFNLYRKIAMTHDNNVIISPLSVSALMTAYMLAAKGETHRQIVKSLNLHALKNRVDRHHFPALFKQLKDNMTMNEELLLVQGTLSFIQKDFRLKESFLNLSKQYFDMEFLRVDFQNFTQAKFVINHNINKRTKGKIPKLFEELDRHNKLLLVDYIVFKGKWLYPFNSKFTEMETFHINKYRSVQVPMMFKSDKVNSTFDENLRCTVIKLPYKGKAHMLIVIPEKEGDYISLEDHLTTELVESWLGNMKTREVDISFPKFKLEQKYKMKKLLHALGIKNLFTRTANLSHLTDQGYVAVSQVVQKAVIEVDEEGTEATAASGSEITAFTVPPVIKVDRPFLFMIFEDTFKTLLFIGRVVDPTEM, encoded by the exons ATGAAAACAGGAATTTACCTACTTCTCTTAAGTGAAATATGTGTTGAAAGCATAGAGGCTAGCATCAAACCTAAAAttccaaagaaggaaaaagagagtaaTTTcttggagagaaataaaaatgtcagtatttctgAAGAGTGGCAACATCATAAAAATATCTCTAAGCCTTTTGAAGACGGAGGTCTTGAAGAGTTCTCTCTTTACAACTTCACTGAAAAGACTGCAAATTTTGGATTTAACCTCTACAGAAAAATTGCAATGACACATGATAACAATGTAATCATCTCCCCCCTTTCTGTATCAGCTCTCATGACTGCATATATGCTGGCAGCCAAAGGGGAAACACACAGACAAATAGTAAAAAGTCTAAACCTCCATGCTCTGAAGAACAGAGTGGATCGCCATCATTTCCCAGCTTTGTTTAAACAACTGAAAGATAACATGACAATGAATGAAGAACTTCTCCTTGTGCAAGGTACTCTTTCTTTTATCCAAAAGGACTTCAGACTCAAGGAGTCTTTCCTCAATTTATCTAAGCAGTACTTTGATATGGAATTCCTGAGAGTGGACTTTCAAAACTTTACACAGGCAAAATTTGTCATAAATCACAACATTAACAAAAGGACCAAAGGAAAAATCCCAAAGCTTTTTGAAGAGCTTGACCGCCATAATAAACTACTACTTGTGGACTACATTGTCTTTAAAG gcAAGTGGCTCTATCCATTTAATTCCAAATTCACAGAAATGGAGACTTTCCACATAAACAAATACAGAAGTGTACAGGTACCCATGATGTTCAAGTCAGATAAAGTTAATTCAACTTTTGATGAGAACTTAAGATGCACTGTGATAAAGCTACCCTATAAAGGGAAAGCCCACATGCTGATTGTCATCccagaaaaggagggagattACATTTCACTTGAAGACCATTTGACTACGGAGCTTGTGGAATCCTGGCTTGGAAACATGAAAACCAG agaAGTGGATATTTCATTTCCAAAGTTCAAACTAGagcaaaaatacaaaatgaagaaattgcTTCATGCTCTTGgaattaaaaatctctttacaCGTACAGCAAATCTTAGTCATCTCACAGATCAAGGATATGTAGCAGTTTCACAG GTTGTCCAAAAGGCAGTAATTGAAGTGGATGAAGAAGGAACTGAGGCCACAGCAGCTAGTGGGTCAGAAATAACTGCATTCACAGTGCCTCCTGTCATCAAAGTGGACAGACCATTCCTTTTTATGATTTTTGAAGACACTTTTAAAACACTACTGTTCATTGGCAGGGTGGTTGATCCAACAGAAATGTGA
- the SERPINA10 gene encoding protein Z-dependent protease inhibitor isoform X1, translated as MGKKEKIFTITKKKISLLDVNMKTGIYLLLLSEICVESIEASIKPKIPKKEKESNFLERNKNVSISEEWQHHKNISKPFEDGGLEEFSLYNFTEKTANFGFNLYRKIAMTHDNNVIISPLSVSALMTAYMLAAKGETHRQIVKSLNLHALKNRVDRHHFPALFKQLKDNMTMNEELLLVQGTLSFIQKDFRLKESFLNLSKQYFDMEFLRVDFQNFTQAKFVINHNINKRTKGKIPKLFEELDRHNKLLLVDYIVFKGKWLYPFNSKFTEMETFHINKYRSVQVPMMFKSDKVNSTFDENLRCTVIKLPYKGKAHMLIVIPEKEGDYISLEDHLTTELVESWLGNMKTREVDISFPKFKLEQKYKMKKLLHALGIKNLFTRTANLSHLTDQGYVAVSQVVQKAVIEVDEEGTEATAASGSEITAFTVPPVIKVDRPFLFMIFEDTFKTLLFIGRVVDPTEM; from the exons atgggaaagaaagaaaaaatattcacaatcACA aaaaaaaagatCTCATTACTGGATGTCAACATGAAAACAGGAATTTACCTACTTCTCTTAAGTGAAATATGTGTTGAAAGCATAGAGGCTAGCATCAAACCTAAAAttccaaagaaggaaaaagagagtaaTTTcttggagagaaataaaaatgtcagtatttctgAAGAGTGGCAACATCATAAAAATATCTCTAAGCCTTTTGAAGACGGAGGTCTTGAAGAGTTCTCTCTTTACAACTTCACTGAAAAGACTGCAAATTTTGGATTTAACCTCTACAGAAAAATTGCAATGACACATGATAACAATGTAATCATCTCCCCCCTTTCTGTATCAGCTCTCATGACTGCATATATGCTGGCAGCCAAAGGGGAAACACACAGACAAATAGTAAAAAGTCTAAACCTCCATGCTCTGAAGAACAGAGTGGATCGCCATCATTTCCCAGCTTTGTTTAAACAACTGAAAGATAACATGACAATGAATGAAGAACTTCTCCTTGTGCAAGGTACTCTTTCTTTTATCCAAAAGGACTTCAGACTCAAGGAGTCTTTCCTCAATTTATCTAAGCAGTACTTTGATATGGAATTCCTGAGAGTGGACTTTCAAAACTTTACACAGGCAAAATTTGTCATAAATCACAACATTAACAAAAGGACCAAAGGAAAAATCCCAAAGCTTTTTGAAGAGCTTGACCGCCATAATAAACTACTACTTGTGGACTACATTGTCTTTAAAG gcAAGTGGCTCTATCCATTTAATTCCAAATTCACAGAAATGGAGACTTTCCACATAAACAAATACAGAAGTGTACAGGTACCCATGATGTTCAAGTCAGATAAAGTTAATTCAACTTTTGATGAGAACTTAAGATGCACTGTGATAAAGCTACCCTATAAAGGGAAAGCCCACATGCTGATTGTCATCccagaaaaggagggagattACATTTCACTTGAAGACCATTTGACTACGGAGCTTGTGGAATCCTGGCTTGGAAACATGAAAACCAG agaAGTGGATATTTCATTTCCAAAGTTCAAACTAGagcaaaaatacaaaatgaagaaattgcTTCATGCTCTTGgaattaaaaatctctttacaCGTACAGCAAATCTTAGTCATCTCACAGATCAAGGATATGTAGCAGTTTCACAG GTTGTCCAAAAGGCAGTAATTGAAGTGGATGAAGAAGGAACTGAGGCCACAGCAGCTAGTGGGTCAGAAATAACTGCATTCACAGTGCCTCCTGTCATCAAAGTGGACAGACCATTCCTTTTTATGATTTTTGAAGACACTTTTAAAACACTACTGTTCATTGGCAGGGTGGTTGATCCAACAGAAATGTGA